The proteins below are encoded in one region of Oncorhynchus kisutch isolate 150728-3 linkage group LG14, Okis_V2, whole genome shotgun sequence:
- the LOC109904129 gene encoding creatine kinase, testis isozyme isoform X1: protein MPFGNTHNALKMKYASSEEYPDLSQHNNHMAKILTPAIYERLRSKQTPSGFTLDDVIQTGIDNPGHPFIMTVGCVAGDEETYEVFKELLDPIIEDRHGGYKPTDKHKTDLNPNNLKGGDDLDPNYVLSSRVRTGRSIRGFCLPPHCSRGERRGVEKMSVEALDSLSGDLKGKYYALKNMTDAEQQQLIDDHFLFDKPVSPLLLASGMARDWPDGRGIWHNDTKTFLVWVNEEDHLRVISMQKGGNMKEVFNRFCTGLTKIETLFKDKGTSFMWNEHLGYVLTCPSNLGTGLRAGVHVKIPNMSKHAKFEEVLKRLRLQKRGTGGVDTAAVGGTFDISNADRLGFSEVELVQMVVDGVKLLVEMEKKLEKGQSIDNIMPAQK from the exons ATGCCGTTCGGAAACACCCACAACGCGCTAAAGATGAAGTACGCTTCTAGTGAGGAGTACCCAGATCTCAGCCAGCACAATAATCATATGGCCAAGATCTTGACTCCTGCCATCTACGAGCGTCTGAGGAGCAAACAAACGCCCAGTGGTTTTACATTGGATGATGTCATTCAAACCGGGATTGATAACCCAG GCCATCCCTTCATCATGACTGTGGGATGTGTGGCTGGAGATGAGGAGACATACGAGGTCTTCAAGGAGCTGCTGGATCCCATCATTGAGGACAGACATGGAGGATACAAGCCTACAGACAAGCACAagaccgacctcaacccaaacaACCTGAAG GGTGGAGATGACCTGGACCCCAACTACGTCCTTAGCTCCCGTGTCCGAACAGGAAGGAGCATCCGGGGGTTCTGTCTGCCCCCACACTGCAGCCGTGGAGAGCGAAGGGGCGTTGAGAAAATGTCTGTTGAAG CTCTGGACTCCCTGTCCGGTGACCTGAAGGGGAAGTACTACGCCCTGAAAAACATGACAGATGCCGAGCAGCAGCAGCTGATTGATGACCACTTCCTGTTTGATAAGCCagtgtctcctctgctgctggccTCTGGCATGGCCCGGGACTGGCCCGATGGCAGGGGGATCTG GCACAATGATACCAAGACCTTCCTGGTTTGGGTCAACGAGGAGGACCACCTGCGTGTCATCTCCATGCAGAAGGGTGGCAACATGAAGGAGGTGTTCAACCGTTTCTGTACTGGCCTCACAAAG ATTGAAACCCTGTTCAAAGATAAGGGCACTTCATTCATGTGGAACGAGCACTTAGGCTACGTGCTCACCTGCCCATCCAACCTGGGAACAGGGCTGCGTGCTGGAGTCCATGTCAAGATCCCCAACATGAGCAAGCACGCCAAATTCGAGGAGGTACTCAAGAGGCTAAGGCTTCAGAAACGTGGAACAG GTGGAGTGGACACCGCAGCCGTGGGTGGCACCTTCGACATCTCCAATGCCGATCGCCTGGGCTTCTCCGAGGTGGAGCTGGTGCAGATGGTTGTGGATGGAGTCAAGCTGCTGGTTGAGATGGAGAAGAAGCTGGAGAAAGGCCAGTCTATCGACAACATCATGCCCGCCCAGAAGTGA
- the LOC109904129 gene encoding creatine kinase, testis isozyme isoform X2, whose protein sequence is MTVGCVAGDEETYEVFKELLDPIIEDRHGGYKPTDKHKTDLNPNNLKGGDDLDPNYVLSSRVRTGRSIRGFCLPPHCSRGERRGVEKMSVEALDSLSGDLKGKYYALKNMTDAEQQQLIDDHFLFDKPVSPLLLASGMARDWPDGRGIWHNDTKTFLVWVNEEDHLRVISMQKGGNMKEVFNRFCTGLTKIETLFKDKGTSFMWNEHLGYVLTCPSNLGTGLRAGVHVKIPNMSKHAKFEEVLKRLRLQKRGTGGVDTAAVGGTFDISNADRLGFSEVELVQMVVDGVKLLVEMEKKLEKGQSIDNIMPAQK, encoded by the exons ATGACTGTGGGATGTGTGGCTGGAGATGAGGAGACATACGAGGTCTTCAAGGAGCTGCTGGATCCCATCATTGAGGACAGACATGGAGGATACAAGCCTACAGACAAGCACAagaccgacctcaacccaaacaACCTGAAG GGTGGAGATGACCTGGACCCCAACTACGTCCTTAGCTCCCGTGTCCGAACAGGAAGGAGCATCCGGGGGTTCTGTCTGCCCCCACACTGCAGCCGTGGAGAGCGAAGGGGCGTTGAGAAAATGTCTGTTGAAG CTCTGGACTCCCTGTCCGGTGACCTGAAGGGGAAGTACTACGCCCTGAAAAACATGACAGATGCCGAGCAGCAGCAGCTGATTGATGACCACTTCCTGTTTGATAAGCCagtgtctcctctgctgctggccTCTGGCATGGCCCGGGACTGGCCCGATGGCAGGGGGATCTG GCACAATGATACCAAGACCTTCCTGGTTTGGGTCAACGAGGAGGACCACCTGCGTGTCATCTCCATGCAGAAGGGTGGCAACATGAAGGAGGTGTTCAACCGTTTCTGTACTGGCCTCACAAAG ATTGAAACCCTGTTCAAAGATAAGGGCACTTCATTCATGTGGAACGAGCACTTAGGCTACGTGCTCACCTGCCCATCCAACCTGGGAACAGGGCTGCGTGCTGGAGTCCATGTCAAGATCCCCAACATGAGCAAGCACGCCAAATTCGAGGAGGTACTCAAGAGGCTAAGGCTTCAGAAACGTGGAACAG GTGGAGTGGACACCGCAGCCGTGGGTGGCACCTTCGACATCTCCAATGCCGATCGCCTGGGCTTCTCCGAGGTGGAGCTGGTGCAGATGGTTGTGGATGGAGTCAAGCTGCTGGTTGAGATGGAGAAGAAGCTGGAGAAAGGCCAGTCTATCGACAACATCATGCCCGCCCAGAAGTGA
- the trmt61a gene encoding tRNA (adenine(58)-N(1))-methyltransferase catalytic subunit TRMT61A, whose protein sequence is MSFVEYSEFIQEGDVAIIFLGHDSMMPVKVQQGAQTQTRYGVIRHSKDLIGQRFGTKVTCSKGGWVYVLHPTPELWTLNLPHRTQILYTTDIANITMMLELKPGSVVCESGTGSGSLSHAILRTIAPTGHLHTVEFHQQRAEKAAEEFREHRVGHLVTVRNQDVCKEGFGVTGVADAVFLDIPSPWEAVKHAKNAMKRQGGRVCSFSPCIEQVQKTVEALANEGFQEISTLEVLLRVHDVRSITLPLPDFGSDQPLETPTDTPVPSNASVLCKTTTPPRDMAGHTGYLTFATKPSV, encoded by the exons ATGAGTTTTGTAGAGTATTCAGAGTTCATCCAGGAGGGCGACGTAGCAATTATCTTCCTGGGTCATGACTCAATGATGCCGGTCAAGGTGCAGCAGGGTGCCCAAACACAAACACGCTACGGAGTCATCCGCCACTCCAAAGACCTGATAGGCCAGCGCTTTGGCACCAAGGTCACCTGCAGCAAAGGTGGCTGGGTCTATGTGCTGCACCCCACTCCTGAATTGTGGACCCTCAACCTGCCCCACCGCACCCAGATCCTCTACACAACAGACATTGCCAACATCACCATGATGCTGGAGCTCAAGCCTGGCTCTGTTGTCTGTGAATCAG GCACAGGCAGCGGCTCTCTGTCCCACGCCATCCTGCGAACCATCGCTCCTACTGGTCATCTACACACTGTGGAGTTCCACCAGCAGCGTGCTGAGAAGGCGGCTGAGGAGTTCAGGGAGCATCGCGTAGGCCACCTGGTCACCGTCCGCAACCAGGACGTCTGCAAGGAGGGCTTTGGAGTGACGGGGGTCGCAGACGCTGTCTTCCTGGACATCCCCTCCCCCTGGGAGGCTGTCAAACATGCCAAGAATGCCATGAAGAGGCAGG ggggTCGTGTGTGCTCCTTCTCCCCGTGTATTGAGCAGGTGCAGAAGACTGTTGAGGCGCTGGCTAATGAGGGTTTCCAGGAGATCAGCACTCTAGAGGTTCTGCTAAGGGTGCATGACGTGCGCTCAATCACACTCCCCTTGCCGGACTTTGGGTCCGACCAGCCCTTGGAGACCCCGACTGACACCCCAGTCCCTAGCAATGCTTCTGTTCTCTGTAAGACAACCACGCCGCCCAGGGACATGGCAGGGCACACTGGCTACCTTACCTTCGCCACCAAACCCtctgtgtag